The Blautia pseudococcoides genome segment AGGCCTCTTTCTGCTCGTCCGTAAATCCATCATAAGTGCTCTGGGCAATCATCAGCACACAGGGGGAATAAAAAATGTCAATCATGGAAACGTATTTCTGTACCTCATATACTTTTGCCGACTCAATGATGGCAATTGGATTTTCCTGTCCATCCACGGTTCCCTGCTGAAGGGCTGTGAATATTTCGCTCCAGGCCATTGGAGTTGCTGTTGCGCCTAATGACTGGTATGTTTCCATATGTACGCTGTTTTCCATGGTACGGATTTTCATGCCTTTTAGATCATCCGGTGTCTTTATTTCTTTTTTGTCATTGGTCACCTCACGGAACCCGTTTTCCCAGAAACCAACTCCTTTGATCCCCTGGCTGTCCAATTGCTGCAGAAGGGAAGTTCCCACTTCACCGTCCAGCACCTCATATGCATGTTCCTCATCCTCAAACAGGTAAGGAAGGTCCAGAACCGCAAAATCAGAGACAAAATTCGGTATGGGGCCTGTGGATATGAGACACATCTCCTGTACGCCCATTCCCACATTTTCCATCATATCTCTTTCGTTTCCCAACTGAGAGTTTGGATAAATATCAAGCGTCATCTCCCCGCTGCTGTATTCCTCCAGCAATTTCTGCATTTCCTGCAGGCCTTTTACATAATGGCCTTCCGGTGCTGTGGTGGTTCCCACCTTTAATCTCACTGTGGCACTGTCTGCCCCAAGCATGGTGTCTTCGCTTTTTGTCCCGCTGTCTGCTGTGCTGCCTGAGGCTTGTGCCGCAGAGGTATCAGTATTCCCTCCTCCGCTGCTGTTTCCGCATCCGGTCATAACTCCTGCCAATGTTATGGTCAGCAGAGCTGCCAAAATCTTGTTTTTCATAGTGAATCTCCTTTTCTCTCATTTCATTTGTCGTTCGTTAAACATCTGATGTTTTATGTATATCATTTATCGACTGATTTGTCAATAAAATTCCTTAATTTTTTTGTTTTATATGTGTATTTTGTTAAAATTATATAAATTTACCGAGGAAATATTATGCAAGATATCTTATATCTAATATTTGACGTATGATGTTTCTCCATGATAAGATATTAACAACTGCTAAATTATTTGAGACTCTTACTAATTTCTAACCGTTTGGAGGTGAATATTTGAGTAATTTATTTGAGGCCAGCAAGCGGGAATCTGCTGTCGATCTGGTTGTAAACAGTATCAAACAACTGTTAATGGAAAGAACATTAAAACCAGGGGATAAGCTTCCCAGCGAGTTGGAGATATCGGAGGAACTGCGCGTGAGCCGCGGTTCAGTCAGGGAGGCTATGAAGATCCTGTCTGCCTTCGGGCTGGTGGATATCCGGGTGGGAAACGGCACATATGTATGTGAAACCCCGGGAAATACCACCATGGATTCCCTTCTGTTCAGTTTCTTTATCTCCAATCCACAGATTGATGATCTGTACGAGTTCCGGCATATCTTTGAAATTGATATTCTCACCATGGTTCTGGAGCATTACGATGACAATGGAAAAGAGCGGAAAGCGCTTCGGGAGAATTTAGAGCAGTTAGAGTGTCTGATGGCTGTCGCTGACTCCGGCAGAAAACTGTCAGAAAATGACCTGGAATTTCACAGACTTTTAGGTCAGGCTTCCAAAAATCTGCTGGCTGAACGGGTTTATAATTTCATCATAGACTTTATGGAGCCTTCCATTGCCGCAACCCATAAAGGACGCAGCGGCGAAATTGTTTATGAACTTCATCGTGATATTGTGGATTTGATCGAATCCAGGGATGCCGGCAGGATTGATGAGGTTATCACCAATTCCGTGGATACCTGGTCCATCCTACAGCCATCCTCAGCCATGAATCTCTGGGGAGAATAAAGAAAAATACCTGGCGGAATATTATCTGAGACTGGCAGCAAATAACGATTTCCATTCATTTGTTTGACGTTTTATCTTTTTTTTGATAGTATTAGAATAAATAAATGATAATCGGAGTGGTAGAAAATATGAGTAATTTATTTGAGGCCAGCAAGCGCGAGTCCGCTGTAGATATAGTTGTAAACAGCATCAAACAGCTATTGATGGAAAGGCGTCTGAAACCGGGAGATAAGCTTCCCAATGAACTGGAAATTTCCGAGGGTTTAGGCGTCAGCCGCGGCTCCGTAAGGGAAGCTATGAAAATCCTCTCAGCGTTCGGACTGGTAGATATTCGGGTAGGAAACGGGACCTATGTGTGTGAAACACCAGGAAACGAATTGATTGATTCCCTTCTGTTCAGTTTTTTTGTATCCAACCCTGACATTTCCAATCTCTATGAGTTTCGGAAAATCTTTGAAACTGATATTCTCCAACTGGTTCTGGAGCATTACGAAGAGAATGCCGTGGAACGCAAAAAACTTGCGGAAAACCTGGAAGAACTAAAGACACTGATCGACAATGGAGCTGCCCAGTCCAAGATAACAGAAAATGACCTGGATTTTCACCGTCTCCTGGGCCTGGCCTGCCATAACCAGATCGCTGCCAGGATATATGCTTTTGTCATGGACTTTATGCAGGCATCCATTACCAATACCCATAAGCACCAGAACGGCGAGTATGTGTATCATACCCATATGGCGGTCTATGAAGTGATCGAGAACAGGGACAGAGACAGGATTGACGAGGTTGTGGACAGGACGGTGGAAGTTTGGTTTAAGCTTCAGGATTAAAAAATCCCCTCTATGATGAACTTATACTCATAGAGGGGATTCTTATGTCATACTTTATCTTTTAAATACCCCGGACGGTTTTCACTTTCCCTCAAAACAACAAAAAAACCCTTGAAAATTCAAGGGTTTCCATCGAGCTGCCTAGCGGATTTGAACCGCCGACCTCCGCCTTACCAAGGCGACGCTCTACCAACTGAGCCAAGGCAGCATTCCTTGTGATGCGCTGTGTAACTCGTCATCACAATTAAGAATTTTATCAAAAGTTGTGTCAAATGTCAAGATATTTTTGAAAACTTTTTAATTTTTTTGTCGTATCCAGTTACTGCTTCAGGAACCGGCCGCGGCGGCATAGGTTTCACCTGTCCCGCCGCCGCTACTTCTTCCATAGTCATACCAGAGACGAGAAAGGGATTAATGACCATTTTCATATCTTCTCCAACCTCTATGGTATGTCTAATGCTGATAGATCATAACTTTAACATGCTCAAAACAAGGAATTTTTTCTGTATTCTATGGCAAAACCGACTCCGCTTTATTTTTTATTTCCGCTGCAGTATCCCGCCTGGAAATCCATGACATTCCTGAGTCTCTGTCCCTGCATATACCGCTTCAGATTCTCAGTGCAGATATTCACCACCTTATCCAGGGTTTCCGGAAGATGATAAAAGCCGGATACATGAGGTGTTATAAATACATTGGGATAATCCCAAAGCCTGTGGTCTGCAGGAAGAGGCTCCGGCTTTGTCACATCCAGGGCCACGCCGGCCAGACGTCCCTCATCCAGCACATCACAGAGTTCCTCCGTACAGACTGCATCACCGCGCCCCCCGTTCAAAAAGAACGCATCCGGTTTCATGAGATGAAACATCTCTTTATTGAACAGACCTCTCGTCTCTGATGTACTTGGCAGAAAAGAAACCACCACATCCGCATGGGGAAGCAGTTCCCTGCAGTCCTTCATCAGATGCGGCTCATCAATATACTCCGGACAATTTCCGGGATTCTTCTTAACACCGATCACATAAGCTCCCAGGGCATGTGCCATCTTGGCGAAATGACGGCCGATATCCCCCATTCCAAAGATAAGCACTGTGGAATCCGCAATGGATGTCACCGTTCCGTGTTCGTCCCAGATATGCTTGTTCTGGCTGTCACGGTAGAGATGCAGCTTCTTCTGCATGGCCAGCAGCATGGTGAACATATGCTCTGATACTGTTTTTCCGTAGGCTCCATTGGATGTTGTGACAACTGTATTCTTATCCAGAATCCCTTCTCCGGCATAGGCATCAGCTCCCGCAGAGTTCAGCTGCAGCCACTCCAGTTTTTTGGAAGCCCCGATTATATCTGCCGGGACATTCCCCAGAATGATATCTGCTTCCTGCACCTGCTCCCTGCTCACCTCTTTGATGGAGGAATACACAAAACGGTTTCCCGGTGCCGCCTCCTCCAAAAGCTCTCTATGATCTTCTCTCACAGGTATTACTACCAGAATTGTTCTTTCCTTCATGTTGCTACCTCCCGTCTTTTCTGCTGTAACACTTTACTTCCCTCTATTTTAACAGGGCTGAGGATTTTCGTCAATCAGATGGAGTGTGGTATTGCCGATTCTATGGTTTTCCACAGAGTGCACCTTGACCCGTACGCCTGAAAATTCGCACTCAAACCGCTCGCCGTTCTTTGGTACCCTTCCGATAATACTGCAGATAAATCCGTTAAAGGTGTCGTAAGTGTCTATGGGAAGGTGGATCCCTAACGCTTCGGCAACGTCATCCAACGGTGCACAGCCCTGTATCTTCCACTCTTTCTCACCGATTTTCTCAATTTCCTTCGGCCGCAGCGGCTCCTCCGCTTCATAAAGCTCTCCCACAAG includes the following:
- a CDS encoding TRAP transporter substrate-binding protein, giving the protein MKNKILAALLTITLAGVMTGCGNSSGGGNTDTSAAQASGSTADSGTKSEDTMLGADSATVRLKVGTTTAPEGHYVKGLQEMQKLLEEYSSGEMTLDIYPNSQLGNERDMMENVGMGVQEMCLISTGPIPNFVSDFAVLDLPYLFEDEEHAYEVLDGEVGTSLLQQLDSQGIKGVGFWENGFREVTNDKKEIKTPDDLKGMKIRTMENSVHMETYQSLGATATPMAWSEIFTALQQGTVDGQENPIAIIESAKVYEVQKYVSMIDIFYSPCVLMIAQSTYDGFTDEQKEAFDKAAEEAKDYQRDYSSNYNKEAIENMKDAGVTVTEVDKEVWKDAANAVYDRLDSLKLNKELVEKIQSSN
- a CDS encoding FadR/GntR family transcriptional regulator gives rise to the protein MSNLFEASKRESAVDLVVNSIKQLLMERTLKPGDKLPSELEISEELRVSRGSVREAMKILSAFGLVDIRVGNGTYVCETPGNTTMDSLLFSFFISNPQIDDLYEFRHIFEIDILTMVLEHYDDNGKERKALRENLEQLECLMAVADSGRKLSENDLEFHRLLGQASKNLLAERVYNFIIDFMEPSIAATHKGRSGEIVYELHRDIVDLIESRDAGRIDEVITNSVDTWSILQPSSAMNLWGE
- a CDS encoding FadR/GntR family transcriptional regulator → MSNLFEASKRESAVDIVVNSIKQLLMERRLKPGDKLPNELEISEGLGVSRGSVREAMKILSAFGLVDIRVGNGTYVCETPGNELIDSLLFSFFVSNPDISNLYEFRKIFETDILQLVLEHYEENAVERKKLAENLEELKTLIDNGAAQSKITENDLDFHRLLGLACHNQIAARIYAFVMDFMQASITNTHKHQNGEYVYHTHMAVYEVIENRDRDRIDEVVDRTVEVWFKLQD
- a CDS encoding D-2-hydroxyacid dehydrogenase, which encodes MKERTILVVIPVREDHRELLEEAAPGNRFVYSSIKEVSREQVQEADIILGNVPADIIGASKKLEWLQLNSAGADAYAGEGILDKNTVVTTSNGAYGKTVSEHMFTMLLAMQKKLHLYRDSQNKHIWDEHGTVTSIADSTVLIFGMGDIGRHFAKMAHALGAYVIGVKKNPGNCPEYIDEPHLMKDCRELLPHADVVVSFLPSTSETRGLFNKEMFHLMKPDAFFLNGGRGDAVCTEELCDVLDEGRLAGVALDVTKPEPLPADHRLWDYPNVFITPHVSGFYHLPETLDKVVNICTENLKRYMQGQRLRNVMDFQAGYCSGNKK